One segment of Anopheles stephensi strain Indian chromosome 3, UCI_ANSTEP_V1.0, whole genome shotgun sequence DNA contains the following:
- the LOC118510678 gene encoding uncharacterized protein LOC118510678 gives MPAQRSNLWSFFKKQPTGAKAKCLMCGQMMSLEKSTFTNLRRHIRRKHPSLQDQVTPRPHMLGQRIWSHYVKEPDKKARCRHCDRSITYQYTTSSLARHLRYKHSDVFVEDDVEIVSGYHSQEEFIEKMYDESGEQHGVEELISVHESDGEYEYKGGALIELQSVQNAELPEPIKLEIIDLNPQPKQHVDQGHGSIDGGGAHQSAQIHPRDPRSLVHNEHEQDYDIMEVLEETVIEQVILPAPTTSSTGVDEPRHDQNVSKDQLPGGFSMAHIPTKTAAYATYTALEMEALDERQRTIAQKLISDILFNAKLDNLTENSMLVARVGTFEEE, from the exons ATGCCGGCGCAGCGATCGAATTTGTGGTCCTTCTTCAAAAAGCAACCCACGGGTGCGAAAGCAAAATGTTTAATGTGCGGCCAGATGATGTCGCTGGAGAAATCAACCTTCACCAATTTGAGACGGCACATTCGAAGAAAGCATCCTTCCTTACAGGATCAAGTCACACCGCGG CCGCACATGCTGGGCCAACGCATATGGAGCCATTACGTGAAGGAACCGGATAAAAAGGCACGATGCCGGCACTGTGACAGAAGCATTACCTACCAATACACAACCTCCAGTTTGGCCAGACATCTTCGATACAAACATTCCGACGTGTTCGTGGAAGACGACGTTGAAATCGTAAGCGGTTACCACAGCCAGGAGGAATTCATTGAGAAAATGTACGACGAGAGTGGAGAGCAGCACGGCGTGGAAGAATTAATCTCGGTCCATGAATCGGACGGAGAGTATGAGTATAAGGGTGGTGCACTCATTGAGCTGCAGTCCGTACAGAATGCAGAACTACCGGAGCCTATCAAGCTAGAG atcATAGATTTAAATCCACAGCCCAAGCAACACGTTGATCAAGGGCATGGTTCCATCGACGGTGGCGGCGCTCACCAGTCAGCACAG ATACATCCACGCGATCCCAGAAGCTTGGTACATAATGAGCACGAGCAGGATTATGACATCATGGAGGTGCTAGAGGAAACGGTCATAGAGCAAGTCATTCTACCAGCCCCGACGACCAGCAGCACCGGTGTCGATGAGCCGAGACATGATCAAAACGTCAGCAAAGACCAGCTTCCGGGTGGTTTCAGCATGGCGCACATTCCTACAAAAACGGCCGCATACGCAACCTACACGGCGCTCGAAATGGAAGCGTTAGACGAACGGCAAAGGACGATCGCACAGAAGCTAATATCGGACATACTGTTCAATGCCAAGCTGGACAACTTAACCGAAAATTCCATGCTGGTAGCACGAGTTGGCACATTCGAGGAGGAATAG